The Halorussus gelatinilyticus genome contains the following window.
GTCGTAGAACTCCCGCGCCCACTCGATACAGCGGTCGTCGTCTTCCGGGTCCTCCCACCGCGTGTGGACGTTCATCGCGTACGCGGCGTCCCGGTGCGGGTACGCGGTCGCGTCGTCGGGCACCCGCGCCATCTCGCCGCCCAACTGCGCGAAGAAAATCTCCGAGAGCGGCGACGGAATCTCGGCCGCGTACTCGACGGCCGTGTCGATGGCCTCGTCGGGGAGTTGCTCGAAGTTGTGGGACTTCCAGTAGTTGCGCGCGCCCTCCGTGAGCAGCGGGTCGAACGACTGCTGGAACTCGGCGTACCGGTGGGGACCGACCGCGTCGGCGATGGGGTCGCCGTAGCTCCGGAGCGGTTCGAGGACCTGCTCGCCCTCGTCTACGTCGCCCGCGTAGAACGCCACGACGACGAGGACGCCCACGCCGTGAGTGTCGCTCGGGAGGAACGGGAGCGGCGGAGCCTTCCGAAGGATGGCCCAGACCGCCGCCTCGTCGGGTGCCTCCTCGTTGAAGTCCCTGACGTGTCGAAGCACGTCCGCGGCGTCCTCGCCGGGGTAGACGACCGGTCCCGCCAGAACCTCCGGGCCGACCTCGTGGAGGTCGAACTCGAACGACGTGGCGACCCCGAAGTTGCCGCTCCCGCCGCGGAGTCCCCAGAAGAGGTCCGGGTTCTCGTCCCCGCTCGCGCGGCGGCGTTCGCCGTCGGCGGTCACCACGTCGACCGACCGGAGGTTGTCCACGGTCATCCCGTACTTGCGGGTCAGCCACCCGAACCCGCCGCCGAGGGTCAGTCCCGCGACGCCGGTCGTGGAGTTGATGCCCAGCGGCGTGGCGAGACCGAACGCTTGGGCTTCGTGGTCGAAGTCCGCGAGGGTCGCGCCGGGTTCGACGCGGGCGGTGCGAGCGTCGGGGTCCACTCGGACCGAGCGCATCTCCGAGAGGTCCACGACCAGTCCGTCGTCGCAGACCGCGTCGCCCGCGATGTGGTGGCCGCCGCCCTTGACCGCGACCAGCATCTCGTTCTCGCGGCCGAAATCGACCGCCGCCATCACGTCGGCGACGCCCGCGCACTGCGCGACGACCGCGGGCCGTCGGTCTATCATCCCGTTCCAGACCGCTCGCGCGTCGTCGTACCCCTCGTCGCCGGGTTCGAGGACGGTCCCCCGAAATCCCTCGCGGAGTTCTGCGATTGTCAGTTCGTCTACTGTCGGACTCGTTGTCGCCATCTCGTCTGTAAATGGCGTGGTCTACCTAAGTATATAGTCTAATTAATCATTATGTTAGCGGGGGTAGATTTGCCGCGCTCCGGACGACCGAAACCCTCGAACCGCCTCCTCGGGAGCGTTTCGTCGGGGATAAATCACGTCCCGAACGCTATCGCCACCGTTCTCAGTCGCCGACAATCTCCCGAGGAGTCTTCCCCCCGCGACCGAATCGCCCCGGCATGGTAGAGAAGGCGAGACGCGCGCCGGTCGCGGAGTCGCATCCGGCGGGAGACGACGAGCGAGTCGCGAGTCCCGAGGACGACGGCGAGACGGACGGCGACGGCGACCCCGCAGACGCCGACCGCGAGTGGGAGATTCTGGCACGCGAGGACGCCGACGACCCGCCGCGATACGTCGGCACCGTTCGGGCCGCAGACGCCGCGGCGGCCCACGAGGAGGCCACCCGACTGTTCTGCTGGTACGACCGCGAGGTCTGGGTCTGCCCCGCCGGAGCGATTCGGCGGTTCTCGGTGGCGGAAGCGGAGGACTCCGAAGCGGCGGACGCGGCGGTGCCCGAGTCCGGGACCGAAGGCCGGACGCACGAACTATAATTTTCGGTCGCCAGAACCCCGCTACCCCGCGCCGCTCGGTCCAAACTTTAAGCCGCCCCCGGTCCACGGTAGCGTATGACGCACGACTGCTCGTTTCTCGCGGACCTCGCGCTCTCCGGGGAGGTCTCGTTCGGCGACTCGGTGCGCGAGAGTCACGCCGCGGACTTCGGTGCCGAAGAGCGCGGCGAGGGCGTCACTCCCGACGCCGTGGTCTGGCCCGAATCGACCGACGACGTGGCGACCGTCCTCCCGGCGGCAGACGAGCGCGGGGTGCCGGTCACGCCCTACGCCGCCGGGACGAGTCTGGAGGGTAACGCCGTGCCCGCCCATCGCGGCATCAGCCTCGACCTCTCGCGGATGGACGCCGTGCTGGACGTCCGCCCCGACGACTTCCAAATCGACGTGGAACCCGGCATCCTCGGCGCGCAAGTGGACGAGGCGGTCGCCTCGGAGGGCCTGTTCTTCCCGCCGCTCCCCTCCTCGGGCGACATCTCGACCGTCGGCGGGATGATAGCCAACGACGCCTCGGGGATGAAGACGGTGAAGTACGGTGAGGTGGCCGACTGGGTGCTGGCGCTGGAGGTCGTCCTCGCCGACGGGTCGGTCGTCGAGACCGGGAGCAGGGCCGCCAAGACCTCCAGCGGCTACAACCTCACCGACCTCTTCGTCGGGAGCGAGGGCACCCTCGGCGTCGTCACGCGCGCGACGCTCGAACTCGCGGGTCGCCCCGAGCAGATTCGGGGCGCTCGCGCGCTCTTCCCGTCGCTCGACGACGCCGCGGAAGCCGTCTTCGACGCGGTGCGCTCGGGCGCGGACGTGGCGACCATCGAACTCGTGGACGAGGACTCCGCGCGCATGGCCAACGCCTACACCGGCACCGACCTGCCCGACGTGCCGATGGTCTTCCTCGAATTCCACGCGAACCACGGCGTCGAGCGCGAAATCGAGTTCTGCGAGGGACTCTTCGCCGACCACGACTGCCGGCGGTTCGAGACCGCCGACGAGGACGCGATGGACGACCTCTGGCGGGCCCGCGAGGAACTCGCCTACGCCGTCCAGTTGTGGGACCCCGACCTGACCGCGCTCCACCCCGGCGACGTGACCGTGCCGATCAGCGACTACCCCGAGATGGTTCGGTTCGTCAAGTCGCAGGCCGCCGACCGGGACCTGCTGGTCCCCTGCTTCGGTCACGCCGGCGACGGCAACCTCCACTACTCCGTGCTGGTGGACGAGGACGACGACGCGGAGGTCGAGCGCGCTCACGACCTCTACGAGGCCACCGTCGAGAAGGCCATCGACCTCGGCGGCACCGCGACCGGCGAACACGGCATCGGACTGGGCAAGCGCGAGTTCCTCGAATCGGAACACGGCCCGGAAACCGTCGAGGCGATGCGCCGCCTCAAGCGCGCGTTCGACCCCCGCGACACCTTGAATCCGGGCAAGATGTTCCCCGAGACCGCCGAGGGCGAGCGCGTGCGACTCGGCGAATCCGACTGAGAGCGAGTCGCCCCGAGTGGAACCGAGTACTTATCACGCGTCTGCCACTCGCTTCGCGTATGAGCGCCGACCTCGTTCCGACCCGCGACGTTCGCCGCGAGGACCTGACCGGCACGCTGTTCGCGGGACTGGGCCGCGGCCCGCACCCCGGCGTCCTCGTCGTCCACGGGTCGGGCGGCGGCGGAGGCTACGAACGCCGCTACGCCCGCAGCCTCGCCCACCACGGCTACGCCGCCTTCTGCGTCGAGTACTTCGACGGTCCCGGACGACCCGACGCGCTGGACCGCATCCCGCTGTCGTACTTCGGCCGCGCCGTCGAGTGGCTCCTCGACCGACCGGAGACCGACGGCGAGCGGGTCGGCGTCGTCGGCTTCTCGCGCGGCGGCGAGGCCGCGATGCTGACCGGCGCGCACTTCGAGCGCGTCGGTGCGGTCGTCGCCTACTCGGCCAGCGGCTACGCCTTCCCCGCGCCGACGTGGATGCCCGGCGTCGAGGTCGAAGGCCCGGCGTGGACGCTCGACGGCGACCCGGTTCCCTACCTCCCGGTGGACGAACTCGTCGAAGAAGAGCAGGACGGCTTCGAGGACGTGGTGGAGAACGACGATTTGGACGCATCGACGCGGGCGGTCGCCAACGCGACCGACGAGCAACTCCGCCGGGCGACGATTCCCGTCGAGCGAATCGACGGTCCGGTCCTGCTGGTCTCGGGCGGCGAGGACGCCATCTGGCCGTCGGCGGACCTCTCGCGGGTCGCCATCGACCGACTCGATGCCCACGACCACCCGTGGCCCGCCGACCTCCTCGTCTCCCCCGACGCGGGCCACGCGATTCGGACGCCCTACCGGTTCGACGGCGAGAGCGCCCCCGACGCCGACCACCGACTCGGCGGCACTCACCGAGCGAACGCCCGCGCCGCGGCGGACGCGTGGCGGGTCGCCCTCGACTACCTTCGGGACGGTATCGAGGTGTCTCGTTACTAATGCAAAAACTAATGACGCTTTCAGGGGAAGTGAACGACAGTGGTGCGTCGATTCCTCGCGGAGTCGGCCTCGAAGCTAATCCTCGGCGTCGGCGCGGCGCTCTTTCTCACGTCTGCCATGCACCACGTGTCCGAAATCAACCGAATTAGCGAGGTGACTGGGCCGATGCTGGCGCTGGCACTCGACGGAACGCTGGCGCTGGCAGTCGTCTACGGCGGATGGCGATTGGCCGACTCCGATTTCGCGTCCGAACACCGATGGCGGGTCGCCGTGTGGTGTCTCCTCGGTATCGCCGTCCTCGTCGGCACCACGGCGGCCGGCATCGCCATCCGTCGATTCGAGGGGCGAGTCGTGTCCGAATCGGTCTTTCAACTCCTGCTGGCGGCCGACGCGGGCGCGGTTTCGGGGCTGATAGCCGGGTTCTACGACGCTCAGACCCACGCTCACGCTCGGCAGGCCGAACGAGCGACGACGACGTTGCGGTTCGTGAACGACCTCCTTCGCCACGCCGCTCGGAATCACGTCAGCGCCATCTTGGCTCACGCCGACATCGCCCGGCGCGAGACCGACGACGAAGACGTATCGAACGCCGCGAGTAGCGTCCGCGAACAGGCCCACGAAATCACCGACCTCGTCGAGAACGCGGGGGCAATCGCCGAAACCGTCTCCGGGGACGGTAACGTGGGTCGCATCGACCTCGCGGCCGTCGCCGCCGAAGAAGCCCAGCGCGTCGCCGAGACGTTCGACGCCACCGTGCGGACCGACCTGCCGGAGCGCGCGCCCGTCGCCGCCAACGAAGCGGTCCGGTTCGTCGTGAAGAACCTCGCGGAGAACGCCGCCGAACACAACGACGCCGACGACCCGCGGGTCGAACTGGCGGTCACGGACGGCGACGAGTCGGTTCGGCTTCGAGTGGCCGACAACGGGCCGGGCATTCCCGGCTCGCGGAAACCGGAACTGTTCGACCCGAACGCCCGGAGCAGACACGGCGGCGGCCTGCATCTGGTGGCGACGCTCGTGGACAACTACGGTGGGGACGTGCGGGTCGAGGACGGCGACGCGGGCGGTGCGGCGTTCGTCGTGAGGCTTCCGCGAGGTGACGCCCAATAGCACGAACACGCCGCTGCTCGCTCACTCCCGTCGCACGACCCGCCACAGCACCGCCGCCAACAGCACCGCGCCGGCCACCCCCGCCACCGCAGGCCCGGCCGGATGGTTCTCGGTCGTCTCGCGGTACTCGGCGGAGACCTCCTCGGCCTTCTCCATCCGGAGGTACTGCTCGCTCCCGGCCGCGCGAATCAGGCCCTCCTGCCACGACGGAAACGCCTCGGGGACCGCCGCGGGGTCCACCAACCGCGGGCGCTCGGTCCGGTAGGCGGTGCCGTCGTAGACGACGACGCACTCGTCGGCCGCCCGGACGTTCCGGTACCAATCCACGTCGGTCCCGTACGGCAGCGGCACGACGAACCGGTCGCCGACCTCGCTCACGAGGACCGGGGTGTCGTAGCGTCTCCCCGACCGCCGCCCGACGTGACGCACGAGACCGTACGGCACGAGGCGTCGCCCGGCGAATCGCATCGTGAACGGGTTCAGCAGTCGCTTGTTGAAGCCTCGAACGCGGTCCTGCACCCGCCGGTAGCGCGAACGCTGTTTGGTCTTCGTTCCCATGGTTCGGTTCGAAACGGCGACGAGCGACTTAACCGTTGTTCGGGGCGGGTTCCCCGAGTCGTGACGGAACTCCGCTTACGTCGTCACTTCCGGGAAGAACTCGCCGTGGAACCCGAACGGGATGTGGTGAGGAACCTCGGCGCGCGCCACCTCCTCGAAGCGCTCGCCGTCCAAGACGACGAGAAGCGACCGCTCGCGCTCGACGTCGAGCGCGGGCGCGAGGACGACGCCGCGGTCTTCCGGAAGTGAGTCGCGGCCAGAGTCTCCCTCCGTCGGTCTCGGCACGAAAATCGGCTCGCCGGCGTAGTGGCCGTCGGCCCACCACTCGGTCGCCTCGCCCGTCTCGACGTTCACCTTGACGAGTCCGTTCTGACCCTCGCGCCGGGTCGCCTGCCCGTAGGCGTAGCGGTACCGCTCCGACCTGACCGCCGGGGAGGTCCGCGGGAGTTCCGTGCCGGCGTAGAGGGTCCGGCGCGAGATTTTCGCGCCGCCGCCACCTTCGACCGGCACCCGGAACCGTACCAACTCGCCGTCCGCGGCGGCGAGTTCCGGCCCGGAGTCGGGGGCGCTGGTCTCGCCGGGTTCGCCTCCCTCGTTCGCCTCGCCCTCGACGGCGCCCATGAACAGGTTCGAGACGATGCCGGCGTCCTCGTAGGCCACGAGGTCCACGACGAGGTCGTCGCCCGACTCGAAGGCGTTGACCGTATGAAAGAAGAAGAACGGGTCCACGCGGCGCTCGACCGCGAGGTCCCCCGAGTCGCGCTCGAAGGCCAGAAACCGCGTGCCGCGCTCGGGCTTCCACCGGAAGTTGTCCACGAATCCGCCGTTCCCCGGCAAGAGGAACCGCATCGGGTTCGTGACGAACGGCGGTTCGATTAGCACGGCGTAACGCGGCGTGAGCGCGAAGCTGTGGAGGTACGCGGGCTTCTCGACCGCCAGCGAAGCTATCGGGATACGTTGGGGAAGCGCGCCCGCGGCAGGCGGGTCGTCCGGGACGCGGTAGAGGTGATAGCGGTTCGTCCGGCCGAACTGAGTCGCGTAGCCGACCGACTCGCCGCGCCGGTCGTCGCGC
Protein-coding sequences here:
- a CDS encoding ATP-binding protein translates to MVRRFLAESASKLILGVGAALFLTSAMHHVSEINRISEVTGPMLALALDGTLALAVVYGGWRLADSDFASEHRWRVAVWCLLGIAVLVGTTAAGIAIRRFEGRVVSESVFQLLLAADAGAVSGLIAGFYDAQTHAHARQAERATTTLRFVNDLLRHAARNHVSAILAHADIARRETDDEDVSNAASSVREQAHEITDLVENAGAIAETVSGDGNVGRIDLAAVAAEEAQRVAETFDATVRTDLPERAPVAANEAVRFVVKNLAENAAEHNDADDPRVELAVTDGDESVRLRVADNGPGIPGSRKPELFDPNARSRHGGGLHLVATLVDNYGGDVRVEDGDAGGAAFVVRLPRGDAQ
- a CDS encoding alpha/beta fold hydrolase; the encoded protein is MSADLVPTRDVRREDLTGTLFAGLGRGPHPGVLVVHGSGGGGGYERRYARSLAHHGYAAFCVEYFDGPGRPDALDRIPLSYFGRAVEWLLDRPETDGERVGVVGFSRGGEAAMLTGAHFERVGAVVAYSASGYAFPAPTWMPGVEVEGPAWTLDGDPVPYLPVDELVEEEQDGFEDVVENDDLDASTRAVANATDEQLRRATIPVERIDGPVLLVSGGEDAIWPSADLSRVAIDRLDAHDHPWPADLLVSPDAGHAIRTPYRFDGESAPDADHRLGGTHRANARAAADAWRVALDYLRDGIEVSRY
- a CDS encoding nitroreductase/quinone reductase family protein; this encodes MGTKTKQRSRYRRVQDRVRGFNKRLLNPFTMRFAGRRLVPYGLVRHVGRRSGRRYDTPVLVSEVGDRFVVPLPYGTDVDWYRNVRAADECVVVYDGTAYRTERPRLVDPAAVPEAFPSWQEGLIRAAGSEQYLRMEKAEEVSAEYRETTENHPAGPAVAGVAGAVLLAAVLWRVVRRE
- a CDS encoding FAD-binding oxidoreductase, encoding MATTSPTVDELTIAELREGFRGTVLEPGDEGYDDARAVWNGMIDRRPAVVAQCAGVADVMAAVDFGRENEMLVAVKGGGHHIAGDAVCDDGLVVDLSEMRSVRVDPDARTARVEPGATLADFDHEAQAFGLATPLGINSTTGVAGLTLGGGFGWLTRKYGMTVDNLRSVDVVTADGERRRASGDENPDLFWGLRGGSGNFGVATSFEFDLHEVGPEVLAGPVVYPGEDAADVLRHVRDFNEEAPDEAAVWAILRKAPPLPFLPSDTHGVGVLVVVAFYAGDVDEGEQVLEPLRSYGDPIADAVGPHRYAEFQQSFDPLLTEGARNYWKSHNFEQLPDEAIDTAVEYAAEIPSPLSEIFFAQLGGEMARVPDDATAYPHRDAAYAMNVHTRWEDPEDDDRCIEWAREFYDAMAPHATGGVYVNFSSDEGQQAITYGENYDRLAELKAEYDPTNLFRMNRNVEPSD
- a CDS encoding FAD-binding oxidoreductase; translated protein: MTHDCSFLADLALSGEVSFGDSVRESHAADFGAEERGEGVTPDAVVWPESTDDVATVLPAADERGVPVTPYAAGTSLEGNAVPAHRGISLDLSRMDAVLDVRPDDFQIDVEPGILGAQVDEAVASEGLFFPPLPSSGDISTVGGMIANDASGMKTVKYGEVADWVLALEVVLADGSVVETGSRAAKTSSGYNLTDLFVGSEGTLGVVTRATLELAGRPEQIRGARALFPSLDDAAEAVFDAVRSGADVATIELVDEDSARMANAYTGTDLPDVPMVFLEFHANHGVEREIEFCEGLFADHDCRRFETADEDAMDDLWRAREELAYAVQLWDPDLTALHPGDVTVPISDYPEMVRFVKSQAADRDLLVPCFGHAGDGNLHYSVLVDEDDDAEVERAHDLYEATVEKAIDLGGTATGEHGIGLGKREFLESEHGPETVEAMRRLKRAFDPRDTLNPGKMFPETAEGERVRLGESD
- a CDS encoding carotenoid oxygenase family protein translates to MSAYSPGFRSLDSEHENLALDVAGEIPAWLSGSLVRNGPGKFEVGGERVEHWFDGLAMLHKFRFEEGRGGVTYSNRFLRTDAYREAVEEGRLTGQFATSGSYLYRLKSFLGDPTDNANVNVARVGGEYVALTETPRRVRFDPETLAAAGDLAYGGDLTVHHVTAHLQRDDRRGESVGYATQFGRTNRYHLYRVPDDPPAAGALPQRIPIASLAVEKPAYLHSFALTPRYAVLIEPPFVTNPMRFLLPGNGGFVDNFRWKPERGTRFLAFERDSGDLAVERRVDPFFFFHTVNAFESGDDLVVDLVAYEDAGIVSNLFMGAVEGEANEGGEPGETSAPDSGPELAAADGELVRFRVPVEGGGGAKISRRTLYAGTELPRTSPAVRSERYRYAYGQATRREGQNGLVKVNVETGEATEWWADGHYAGEPIFVPRPTEGDSGRDSLPEDRGVVLAPALDVERERSLLVVLDGERFEEVARAEVPHHIPFGFHGEFFPEVTT
- a CDS encoding Htur_1727 family rSAM-partnered candidate RiPP; translation: MVEKARRAPVAESHPAGDDERVASPEDDGETDGDGDPADADREWEILAREDADDPPRYVGTVRAADAAAAHEEATRLFCWYDREVWVCPAGAIRRFSVAEAEDSEAADAAVPESGTEGRTHEL